One segment of Cyprinus carpio isolate SPL01 chromosome A17, ASM1834038v1, whole genome shotgun sequence DNA contains the following:
- the LOC109084551 gene encoding probable JmjC domain-containing histone demethylation protein 2C isoform X1 produces MALELVGKRCLCVSGGERLELAGISRWSWRAGLIRATADSPALTVCVHWDGEQSTERQWRRLREECEVVLLEQELVWASKRTSTNGNSSSQEKRQLQPALRFRPLIGQSCIGGWTVVEFISDRQLEFYTEKEELQPFEDEVDGGNAAVRDDPSLQEQVQAWLKQNQFQNILQQGACSLKGLRVKVFRQESKTQWLSGVITHQDQNNRTVAVMTDQVQEIVNVDPSLVQMMLLDEITHSLLMGDNSKRKPHITKINRIFPGTGSISNNTTTNDQVCSSRPVQQHSEMTTQSSMEEDEKECMRVEKRSDEGRDFSKSKNSNVERKRRKEDEEKDDKKRNRCGLKRLKAGSVSDLSENSDSENSSCRVQDSSLDSGSKRQPNQQYTSKRPLDCEVQPSHGGGEPSPNQLGENETQKMVKTSPSNSPSASCSGALSSTDAPESVALVSGGNSEEKGDVVMTGIEGRSEGASLEDSEAVSALLASQESEQLVSMETTCVLVPASPLECEGARGEHELSTIAPEVRGSEFTHAESRGSEFNHSEVRRSEFPHSEAITSSSDTAVPVEEEPRGPPPRSPAVPCNKKEDVDSKQSCSPKAVNAEYGPVISLEATHKPSVHTSPCSSPEIISKPQSLRVMSREKQNASLEMGLLKDGAPLTKSVDRTLSSLKMAPNPKVTCSTTPVLIQTPSPTPNRSRTPTHSPPRMPNRTPTPDKSTKSPLIVDRKEPFTIYRDPALIRTELDTHPTYNQPPHTPPNPKHHLKMPSPSSSSPNLTPVSSNSKLLSPSPHPAQLSPIPLHSQPPLCSLSTPHSTIPHPHLLPSLLPALSRSASLLTGHPRIGALGLPHHPLALPGNPSLLGQTSGAAPLAPLGLYPLLWPPFPNGAHSYPGLGLQASKWTHPDGAGISDSSMMSNTPSPWISQPTPVTNADGQGLQPPLPIRPSSADPQRVCRSTQHCTLSSKTIEELDRRAFTENTLSHTHLKSEQERLRTAAGKNGQTYCPVTLESSPSRTKQPLVVYDLTGERPNRYQEENRRILLESSEVAPFTAKLGSDREPRYPRDPTSALCSKEREREIDRERDVHAFRHTLPPRPQSAHPTPTLTPSSYYASLSNSVENKPPQRRVPANKELYERLSASNTVAPSSSSQVSLRAKPPPLVKRHHEKEGLLGKITEQLAHKASSLEAVEIAAVERRGPGSSHISVSSSPRNVPLLHRAPIFHPPAPTNVVSKDSGHGRFSPPTLTPVQSMSLPGKGQKQQRPPTLLPELKHVALDGKRPVPEKSTMPLQPYDTQWGGVTYGREKVGGGHTTNGGVVKPQSATASVIVRPTNHTHTSYTVSDSSVSQMQCGYIRPLESLSNPHSKEGSVQHKRGVLWTPLDTVHPINMTAQKRDLNTPINMTTKPINTAQPSHPLTNMNVTHSRIELIAEYCKRRDSGAVQPKMESSPTSFCTSRDFPHLKKHRAGLATAESRHNMYTIQPQHTTHPSNAMNHTPHLSNSRCGSSTMLTTHPVCSAHASGREKASVFNTSSSECLRLASGTSSPVPTTKQGLLTNEQAPALAVTNQSHSGQNNYHKLKKAWLTRHSEQDRDSTVSQTVDGTKTAVTLSSTNTSVPIKQKVNGLVDNGFSQEDKDSSLDSRKSKILNKKTAQDNRKPSLEDRMSNSNALSFNSEDKKSVMADEKPVTMDKKSSLEDVKPVLDRNGKLEGKESFMEDKKSIEKRSTPVHMKPEREKRGEKRPLESSGDSESGGDSGNESGSGRRFKRQSKSSFKIKQNDHQKKKVEEEEEEEEEKAKPSGTLQSAKDKPQQRLANSTQISVLDGIPHSVLKDWRKVRKLKQTGEAFLQDDSCVEFGPNVQKCRECRLDRSRKSQEPAISPVFCRFYYFRRLSYSRNGVIRVDGFSVSEQTDEEAVTVWTGSSEDEDDKKRRKMDLETSKSVLTFIGDKFCQLVKTEDTAFTWVKKDTQIMWKRAVRGVREMCDACEATLFNMHWACHKCGFVVCMDCYKARENKKAKDKELYVWVRCVKNQPHDFKNLMPTQIVPETVLADMQRSVHSVREKFGIPSHCSCTDSKTHNPSTATTNGLPPLSDRDQSDLKSQQIPDQQKNLHVTVKAQTEKREKAGCDGMEAHSGKSMSPEQGSTLRDLLTSTAGKLRLGSTGGAFAPVYNLSEQVVQSTRVPNILDDIIASVVENKIPATKMARVGLIQDSLPEGEVGQQPEGVKLDESPLADPHTIVPHEWLGNHRLLWLKDHHHQGNQRLFEEYWIQEQPVLVSGLHKSLKANLWKPEHFSREFSSLHSDLYNCRDGSITNSKVKEFWDGFEDVSKRPKSDKGESVVYRLKDWPSGEEFLALMPARYHDVMKSLPVPQYTDPEAHLNLASHLPSFFIRPDLGPRLCCAHGVTTCPAQDFGTSNLHVEISDTMSILVYVGVAKGNGAPSKAGVLKLLEGEVLDESVKKRLKDPNETPGALWHIYMSKDLQKIQEFLQKVSAEHQAEVDPETDSDSEWDSDADPLREGGWYLSPSLRQRLQDEYSVETRTLLQFLGDAVIIPAGALHQVMNLHSCIQVNVDFVSPEHAHNSYYLTQELRPLKDQVNYEDKLQVKNIFYHSVKDAVATLRNHLKKNTDDVTQEES; encoded by the exons AGATTCCggcctctgattggtcagtcatgcATAGGAGGCTGGACGGTGGTAGAGTTCATCTCTGACAGACAGCTGGAGTTCTACACAGAAAAGGAGGAGCTTCAGCCATTtgag GATGAAGTGGACGGTGGAAATGCAGCTGTGAGAGATGATCCGTCTCTGCAGGAACAGGTCCAGGCCTGGCTCAAACAAAACCAATTCCAGAACATTCTTCAGCAAG GTGCTTGTTCTCTAAAGGGCCTGAGAGTAAAAGTGTTCAGACAGGAGTCCAAAACCCAGTGGCTGTCTGGAGTCATCACACATCAAGACCAGAACAACAGAACTGTTGCTGTCATGACTGACCAG gTTCAGGAGATTGTGAATGTAGATCCATCGCTGGTTCAGATGATGTTGCTGGATGAAATCACCCACTCCTTGCTGATGGGAGACAACTCAAAACGCAAACCACATATCACCAAGATCAACAGGATTTTTCCT GGCACAGGAAGCATATCAAACAACACTACAACAAATGACCAG GTGTGCAGCTCCAGGCCAGTGCAGCAGCACTCTGAGATGACCACACAGAGCAGCATGGAAGAGGATGAAAAAGAATGCATGAGGGTCGAAAAGAGGAGTGATGAGGGAAGAG ATTTTTCCAAAtctaaaaacagcaatgttgagAGAAAAAGGAGGAAAGAAGATGAGgaaaaagatgacaaaaagagAAATAGATGTGGGTTAAAGAGGTTGAAAGCAGGCAGTGTGTCTGACCTGTCAGAGAACAGCGATTCCGAAAATTCCAGCTGCAGAGTGCAGGATTCATCCTTGGATTCAGGATCAAAGAGACAGCCAAATCAGCAATACACTTCAAAGAGGCCATTGGACTGTGAGGTTCAGCCCTCCCATGGAGGCGGAGAACCTTCGCCCAACCAATTAGGAGAGAACGAGACTCAGAAAATGGTAAAAACCTCTCCATCCAATTCCCCTAGTGCTTCCTGCAGCGGAGCACTCAGTAGCACAGATGCACCCGAGTCTGTTGCTCTTGTTAGTGGTGGGAACTCAGAAGAGAAAGGTGATGTAGTAATGACAGGAATAGAGGGCAGGAGTGAGGGGGCGTCTCTGGAGGACTCGGAGGCTGTGTCTGCGCTTCTGGCGTCCCAAGAGAGTGAGCAGCTGGTCTCCATGGAAACCACATGTGTGCTGGTACCTGCATCACCTCTGGAGTGTGAAGGAGCGCGAGGTGAGCACGAGTTGTCAACGATTGCTCCAGAGGTCAGAGGGTCAGAGTTCACCCACGCAGAGTCTAGGGGGTCAGAGTTTAACCATTCAGAGGTCAGGAGGTCAGAATTTCCCCATTCTGAGGCCATTACCTCCAGCAGTGACACTGCAGTCCCAGTAGAAGAGGAGCCTAGAGGACCACCGCCTCGTTCTCCAGCTGTACCTTGCAACAAAAAGGAAGATGTGGATTCTAAACAGAGTTGTTCGCCAAAAGCTGTTAATGCAGAATATGGACCTGTAATCTCCTTGGAAGCTACCCACAAGCCTAGTGTGCACACCAGTCCTTGCTCCTCTCCTGAGATCATTTCTAAACCTCAGAGTCTACGGGTGATGTCCAGGGAGAAGCAGAATGCATCTCTAGAGATGGGCCTGCTGAAGGATGGCGCTCCTCTGACTAAATCTGTGGACAGAACTCTTAGCAGCCTTAAAATGGCACCCAATCCCAAAGTGACCTGCTCCACAACTCCAGTACTGATTCAGACCCCTTCTCCAACCCCAAATCGATCCAGAACCCCAACACATTCTCCTCCTCGTATGCCTAATCGCACTCCTACTCCTGATAAGTCCACCAAAAGTCCCCTCATTGTGGACAGGAAGGAGCCCTTCACTATCTACAGAGACCCTGCGTTAATCAGGACGGAGCTTGATACCCACCCCACCTACAATCAGCCCCCACACACGCCCCCAAACCCCAAACACCACCTTAAGATGCCTTCTCCCTCCTCCAGCTCTcccaaccttacgcctgtttcctCCAACAGCAAGCTACTCAGTCCCTCTCCTCACCCTGCACAACTCTCACCCATTCCCCTCCACTCCCAGCCTCCCCTCTGCTCCCTGAGCACACCCCACTCAACCATCCCTCATCCACACCTCCTCCCGTCCCTCCTGCCTGCACTGTCCCGGTCTGCCTCACTCTTGACTGGACATCCTCGTATCGGAGCCCTGGGACTTCCCCACCATCCTTTAGCCCTTCCAGGGAACCCGTCTCTCCTGGGCCAGACCTCTGGTGCAGCTCCTCTGGCACCTCTTGGTCTCTATCCCCTCCTGTGGCCTCCTTTCCCCAACGGAGCCCATAGCTACCCTGGTCTGGGCCTGCAAGCATCCAAATGGACACACCCAGATGGTGCTGGCATCTCTGACAGCAGCATGATGAGT AACACCCCAAGCCCTTGGATTTCTCAGCCCACCCCTGTTACTAATGCAGATGGTCAAGGGTTGCAACCCCCACTGCCCATCCGACCCTCCAGTGCAGACCCTCAGAGAGTGTGTAGGAGCACTCAGCATTGCACACTCTCCTCCAAAACCATAGA AGAGCTGGATAGAAGAGCTTTCACTGAGAACACACTCAGCCACACTCACCTCAAGTCTGAACAGGAGCGTCTCCGCACAGCAGCGGGCAAAAATGGGCAGACTTACTGCCCAGTCACCCTTGAGTCATCCCCAAGTCGTACCAAACAGCCACTTGTTGTTTATGATCTCACAGGTGAGAGACCTAACCGCTACCAGGAAGAGAACCGCCGCATTCTTCTGGAGAGCAGTGAGGTGGCACCATTCACTGCTAAACTGGGCTCGGATAGGGAACCAAGATACCCTAGAGACCCCACATCTGCCCTTTGTTcaaaggagagggagagagagatagacagagagagagatgtgcaTGCATTCAGACACACTCTACCTCCCCGGCCACAGTCAGCCCATCCCACCCCCACCCTCACTCCGAGCAGCTACTATGCGTCTCTGTCTAACAGCGTGGAGAACAAGCCTCCACAACGCAGAGTGCCAGCCAACAAAGAACTCTATGAGAGACTCAGTGCCAGCAACACAGTTGCCCCTTCCTCCAGCTCACAGGTCTCATTGAGAGCCAAACCTCCGCCTCTTGTTAAACGCCACCATGAGAAGGAAGGTCTTCTGGGAAAGATCACAGAGCAGCTGGCTCATAAAGCATCTTCCTTGGAAGCAGTAGAGATAGCGGCTGTTGAGAGAAGGGGGCCAGGCTCTTCTCACATTTCTGTCTCCTCTTCTCCACGCAACGTGCCTTTACTCCACCGTGCCCCTATTTTTCACCCTCCGGCACCAACCAATGTGGTTTCAAAAGACTCTGGACATGGCAGATTCTCCCCGCCTACTCTCACACCTGTTCAGTCAATGAGCTTGCCAGGAAAAGGTCAGAAGCAACAGAGGCCACCTACCTTGTTGCCTGAACTCAAACATGTCGCCTTAGACGGGAAAAGACCTGTGCCAGAGAAATCAACAATGCCATTGCAACCCTACGATACCCAATGGGGTGGAGTCACATATGGCAGAGAGAAAGTTGGTGGTGGGCACACAACAAATGGAGGTGTAGTCAAACCACAGTCAGCCACTGCATCAGTCATTGTACGTCCAACGAATCACACACATACAAGTTACACAGTGTCTGACAGCTCAGTTTCCCAAATGCAGTGCGGCTACATAAGACCACTGGAAAGTTTGTCCAACCCACATTCAAAGGAGGGCAGTGTTCAGCATAAGAGAGGTGTCCTGTGGACCCCTCTGGATACTGTTCACCCCATCAACATGACAGCCCAAAAGCGAGATCTCAATACACCCATAAACATGACAACTAAACCTATTAACACAGCTCAACCGAGTCACCCCTTAACAAATATGAATGTCACACACTCTAGAATAGAACTAATTGCAGAATACTGCAAGAGGAGAGATAGTGGTGCTGTTCAACCGAAGATGGAGTCCTCTCCCACCTCTTTTTGCACTTCTAGAGACTTCCCTCATCTGAAGAAACACAGAGCTGGACTAGCTACTGCTGAATCTAGACATAACATGTATACGATCCAGCCTCAGCACACTACACATCCTTCAAACGCTATGAATCATACCCCTCACCTCTCAAATAGCAGGTGTGGGTCTAGCACTATGCTCACTACACACCCTGTGTGTTCTGCACATGCTTCAGGAAGAGAAAAAGCGTCTGTATTCAACACTAGTTCTTCTGAATGTCTCCGACTAGCATCAGGGACTTCCAGCCCTGTACCAACAACCAAACAAGGTTTGCTAACCAATGAGCAGGCACCTGCTTTGGCCGTAACCAACCAGTCTCACTCCGGTCAGAACAACTACCATAAACTGAAAAAAGCCTGGCTGACCCGCCATTCTGAGCAAGACAGAGACAGCACGGTCTCCCAAACAGTAGATGGCACTAAGACAGCTGTAACTTTGAGCAGCACAAACACATCTGTGCCAATCAAACAGAAAGTTAATGGACTGGTGGATAATGGGTTCAGTCAGGAGGATAAAGATTCTTCCCTAGACAGCAGAAAGTCCAAAATATTGAACAAGAAGACTGCTCAAGACAACAGGAAGCCTAGTTTAGAGGATAGGATGTCTAATAGTAATGCTCTAAGTTTCAATTCAGAGGACAAAAAATCTGTCATGGCCGATGAGAAACCAGTGACAATGGACAAGAAGTCTTCCTTGGAGGATGTTAAACCTGTCTTGGACAGAAATGGCAAGCTGGAGGGTAAGGAGTCCTTCATGGAGGACAAGAAATCTATTGAAAAACGATCAACCCCGGTACATATGAAGCCTGAGAGGGAGAAACGAGGCGAGAAACGGCCATTAGAGTCCAGTGGTGACAGTGAGAGTGGAGGAGACTCCGGCAATGAAAGTGGATCAGGACGGAGGTTTAAAAGGCAGTCTAAGTCCTCTTTTAAAATCAAGCAGAATGACCACCAGAAGAAGaaagtggaggaggaggaggaggaagaagaggaaaagGCCAAACCCAGTGGAACTTTGCAAAGTGCAAAAGATAAGCCTCAGCAGAGACTCGCTAACAGCA CTCAGATTTCCGTCTTAGATGGCATCCCTCACTCTGTGCTGAAAGACTGGAGGAAGGTGAGGAAGCTCAAGCAAACTGGAGAAGCGTTCTTACAAGACGACTCGTGTGTAGAGTTTGGGCCCAACGTGCAGAAGTGCAGAGAGTGTCGCTTGGATCGCTCACGTAAATCTCAGGAGCCTGCCATCTCACCAGTCTTCTGCCGTTTTTACTACTTCCGACG TCTGTCATACAGTAGGAACGGTGTTATCCGTGTGGATGGGTTTTCGGTGTCTGAGCAGACAGATGAGGAGGCGGTTACGGTGTGGACAGGCAGCTCAGAGGACGAGGACGACAAGAAGAGGAGAAAGATGGACCTTGAGACATCAAAATCCGTCCTCACGTTCATCGGAGACAAGTTCTGCCAGCTCGTAAAGACAGAGGACACTGCTTTCACCTGGGTCAAGAAAGACA CTCAGATCATGTGGAAGCGAGCGGTGAGAGGTGTGAGGGAGATGTGTGATGCATGTGAGGCCACTCTCTTCAACATGCACTGGGCTTGTCACAAATGTGGCTTCGTAGTTTGCATGGACTGCTACAAAGCTAGAGAGAATAAGAAAGCCAAAG ATAAGGAACTGTATGTCTGGGTGCGATGTGTGAAGAACCAGCCACATGACTTTAAGAACTTAATGCCTACTCAGATTGTCCCTGAAACAG TATTGGCAGACATGCAGAGGTCTGTGCACTCAGTGAGAGAAAAGTTTGGAATCCCATCCCATTGTTCCTGCACTGACAGCAAAACCCACAACCCCAGCACGGCCACTACCAATGGACTCCCACCA CTTTCAGACAGAGATCAGAGTGACTTGAAGAGCCAGCAGATCCCAGATCAGCAGAAGAACTTGCATGTCACAGTGAAAGCGCAGACTGAGAAAAGAG AGAAGGCAGGGTGTGATGGAATGGAAGCTCACAGTGGGAAGTCCATGAGCCCTGAACAAGGATCAACGTTGCGTGACCTTTTGACCTCCACAGCTGGGAAATTACGTCTTGGGTCCACCGGAGGTGCCTTTGCACCAGTTTACAACTTGTCCGAACAG GTAGTCCAAAGCACTCGCGTACCCAACATCCTGGATGACATCATTGCTTCCGTAGTAGAAAATAAGATTCCGGCTACAAAGATGGCCAGGGTGGGACTGATTCAGGATTCGCTGCCAGAGGGGGAGGTGGGGCAGCAGCCAGAGGGGGTAAAGCTTGATGAAAGCCCATTGGCTGATCCCCACACCATAGTCCCTCACGAATGGCTAGGGAACCACCGGCTGCTTTGGCTCAAAGATCACCATCACCAAGGCAACCAAAGACTGTTCGAAGAGTACTGGATACAGGAGCAG CCAGTGCTGGTTTCTGGATTGCACAAGAGTTTGAAGGCTAATCTGTGGAAGCCTGAGCACTTCAGCCGCGAGTTCTCCAGCCTCCATAGTGACCTCTACAATTGCAGAGATGGGAGCATCACAAACTCCAAGGTCAAGGAGTTCTGGGATGGTTTTGAAGATGTGTCAA AGAGACCTAAATCTGATAAAGGGGAGTCAGTGGTGTACAGACTGAAAGACTGGCCATCAGGGGAGGAGTTTTTGGCCCTCATGCCTGCCAG ATATCATGATGTGATGAAGTCTTTGCCGGTACCACAGTACACAGACCCCGAGGCTCATCTGAACCTGGCCTCACATCTGCCCTCCTTCTTCATTCGACCCGACCTTGGTCCTCGCCTCTGCTGCGCCCACG GTGTAACAACATGTCCAGCCCAAGACTTCGGGACCAGTAATCTACATGTTGAAATCTCAGACACCATGAGTATTCTGGTATATGTTGGGGTGGCCAAAGGAAACGGAGCCCCATCAAAAGCAG GGGTATTAAAGCTCTTGGAAGGAGAAGTTCTGGATGAGAGTGTAAAGAAACGACTGAAAGACCCTAATGAGACACCAGGTGCTCTGTGGCACATCTACATGAGTAAAGACCTACAAAAGATCCAGGAGTTTCTACAAAAG GTTTCTGCTGAGCATCAGGCTGAAGTGGATCCAGAGACAGACTCCGACTCAGAGTGGGACAGTGATGCTGACCCCCTGCGTGAAGGCGGCTGGTATCTGAGCCCCAGTCTGAGGCAGAGGCTACAGGATGAATATAGCGTAGAGACCCGCACACTCCTCCAGTTCCTTGGAGATGCTGTTATCATCCCTGCTGGAGCCCTGCACCAG GTGATGAATCTGCACAGTTGCATCCAAGTGAATGTGGACTTTGTGTCTCCTGAACATGCGCACAACTCCTATTATCTAACCCAAGAGCTCCGCCCTCTCAAAGACCAAGTGAACTATGAAGACAAACTCCAG GTGAAGAACATCTTTTATCACTCTGTGAAAGATGCTGTAGCCACATTGAGGAACCATTTGAAGAAGAACACAGACGATGTCACACAGGAGGAGTCCTGA